Proteins from a genomic interval of Ignavibacteria bacterium:
- a CDS encoding DUF374 domain-containing protein, whose amino-acid sequence MSGSFIQNIGLAILPALLSLLCRTIKIKIVNNVQSSENYVFMFWHGSMLLPWFINRNNNFTAVVSQSKDGEILSRLLKKFNYKLIRGSSSKDSKEVMNDMQNVLMNGSSLAITPDGPRGPIHKMKIGGLIASMRTQVPIVLCGTAYSKKFVLNSWDKFEIPKPFSSASLIFSDKKIIAQGFEKSDYDKINAELETELNKLQQKAEKYL is encoded by the coding sequence ATGTCAGGAAGTTTCATTCAAAATATTGGCTTAGCGATTTTACCAGCACTATTATCACTGTTGTGCAGGACAATTAAAATTAAAATTGTAAACAATGTTCAATCTAGTGAAAATTATGTTTTTATGTTTTGGCATGGCTCAATGCTGCTGCCTTGGTTTATTAATAGAAATAATAATTTCACTGCAGTTGTGAGCCAGAGTAAAGATGGTGAAATATTATCACGGTTGTTAAAAAAGTTTAATTATAAATTAATCCGCGGTTCAAGTTCGAAGGATTCAAAAGAAGTTATGAATGATATGCAAAATGTCCTGATGAACGGCTCATCATTAGCAATTACTCCTGATGGACCTCGCGGACCAATTCATAAAATGAAAATCGGCGGATTAATTGCATCGATGAGAACACAAGTTCCAATCGTACTTTGCGGGACAGCGTACTCGAAAAAATTCGTTTTAAATTCTTGGGATAAATTTGAAATCCCAAAACCTTTTTCTAGTGCGAGTCTGATTTTTTCTGATAAAAAAATAATCGCGCAAGGATTTGAAAAATCTGATTACGATAAAATTAATGCTGAATTAGAAACTGAACTGAATAAACTCCAACAAAAAGCTGAAAAATATTTGTGA
- the lpxK gene encoding tetraacyldisaccharide 4'-kinase, which produces MFVKYFRLLLFPFSFLYWIFISVKNFLYDKDILTSYNADRKIICIGNITAGGTGKTPIAITVAKELLLRGKKIAILSRGYKRKTQGFLEVNEPNPEKFGDEPAMMFSRLPDAKIYVSEDRVYAIEKITESFVAELILMDDGLQNRKIKKDYTIAVINEENKSIFDRIYLPAGNLRESRTRLNKYNSIILNYKFSSGHDKSTEPNTYSCKYKLDGFYRNMENKISVGEVLTKKVLAFCGIADSDSFFKTLKNLGLTITQQVAFNDHHNFNDYDIDKLIQLCNEIGSEFAITTEKDFIRLTKHSKKIEQSGINFLHTKIFAEIENLDGLVSKILRIN; this is translated from the coding sequence ATATTTGTGAAATATTTTCGTTTACTTCTTTTTCCTTTTAGCTTTTTGTATTGGATATTTATTTCAGTAAAAAATTTTTTATATGACAAAGATATTTTAACAAGTTATAATGCTGATAGAAAAATCATTTGTATTGGAAATATTACAGCAGGCGGTACAGGAAAGACTCCAATCGCTATTACCGTTGCGAAAGAACTCTTACTTCGAGGAAAGAAAATTGCGATTCTTTCGCGAGGTTATAAGAGAAAGACGCAAGGTTTTCTCGAAGTTAATGAACCTAATCCAGAAAAATTTGGTGATGAGCCTGCTATGATGTTTTCTCGTTTACCTGACGCAAAAATTTATGTATCAGAGGATAGAGTCTACGCGATCGAGAAAATCACCGAATCGTTTGTTGCTGAGCTCATACTTATGGATGATGGATTACAGAATAGAAAAATTAAAAAAGATTACACAATCGCAGTGATTAACGAAGAAAATAAATCTATTTTCGATCGAATTTATCTCCCAGCAGGAAATTTGCGTGAATCAAGGACTAGATTGAATAAATACAATTCTATCATCCTAAATTATAAGTTCAGTTCTGGGCATGATAAATCTACGGAGCCAAACACTTACTCATGTAAATACAAATTGGATGGTTTCTATCGCAATATGGAAAATAAAATCTCAGTTGGTGAAGTATTAACCAAAAAAGTTCTTGCATTTTGTGGAATTGCCGATTCTGATTCATTTTTTAAAACATTAAAAAATTTGGGATTAACTATCACACAACAAGTTGCCTTTAACGATCATCACAATTTTAATGATTATGACATTGATAAACTAATTCAATTATGCAATGAGATTGGCAGCGAGTTCGCAATTACAACTGAGAAGGATTTCATTCGTTTGACGAAACATTCAAAGAAAATTGAACAAAGCGGAATTAATTTTTTACACACAAAAATATTTGCAGAAATTGAAAACTTGGATGGACTCGTAAGTAAAATTTTACGGATTAATTAA
- a CDS encoding gamma-glutamyl-gamma-aminobutyrate hydrolase family protein has translation MIKIGLSYYGSKIQNYIEWISVNYPSVEIANLSHDFSSANDLLKCSALLLPGGGDVHPNFYGHDNSHGLSKKIDEKRDAFESELFKHAIESKMPVLGICRGMQIVNVFLGGTLSQDIPNHRSKDNNSSSDLVHNINVEKKSLLFKLTNNKTGNVNSSHHQAVDKVASDLRITSTSSDGIIESLEWKDDSNKSPILLVQWHPERMIDREQNYFSKNILEWFINNLK, from the coding sequence ATGATAAAAATTGGATTATCATATTACGGCAGCAAAATTCAAAACTATATTGAGTGGATTAGTGTTAATTATCCATCAGTCGAAATAGCAAATCTCTCTCATGACTTTAGCTCTGCGAACGATTTACTGAAGTGTTCTGCCCTGCTTTTGCCTGGCGGCGGAGATGTTCATCCAAATTTTTATGGTCATGATAATTCACATGGGTTATCAAAAAAGATTGATGAAAAGCGTGATGCATTCGAATCAGAACTCTTCAAGCATGCGATCGAATCCAAAATGCCAGTGCTGGGAATTTGTCGTGGAATGCAAATTGTAAACGTCTTTCTAGGTGGAACATTATCTCAGGATATTCCGAATCACAGATCAAAGGACAATAATTCGTCCTCTGATTTGGTTCACAACATCAATGTTGAAAAAAAGAGTTTGTTATTCAAATTAACAAATAATAAAACTGGAAATGTAAATAGTTCTCATCATCAAGCTGTTGACAAGGTGGCAAGCGATCTACGAATAACATCAACTTCGAGCGATGGGATCATTGAATCGCTTGAGTGGAAAGATGATTCAAATAAATCACCGATTCTGCTTGTTCAATGGCATCCTGAAAGGATGATTGATAGAGAACAAAACTATTTTTCAAAAAATATATTAGAATGGTTTATTAATAATTTAAAATAA
- a CDS encoding pyruvate, phosphate dikinase — MVKKVNKKFVYFFGGKKAEGKAEMKALLGGKGANLAEMVNIGLPVPAGFTITTEVCTYYYQHKQTYPKGLESEVKNALKKVETAMGAKFGDNTNPLLVSVRSGARASMPGMMDTVLNLGLNDNTVKALINKTQNERFVYDSYRRFVQMYGDVALGLKPQEKNEIDPFEAIIERKKHQNNITEDSELTTEHFKELVSEFKSEIKVRTGHDFPDDPWKQLWGAVGAVFSSWMNDRAKAYRKMNDIPESWGTAVNVQSMVFGNMGDDSLTGVAFTRDAATGANEFYGEYLFNAQGEDVVAGTRTPLEISTLKNSRPETYNQLDKIRKTLEKHYKDMMDIEFTVQQRKLWMLQCRVGKRTGFAAVTMAVDMVKEKLISKEEAIRRIDPDQLNQLLRPIFDHNEKKNAIDSGRLLAKGLNAGPGAATGRVVFNAPDAEEWAKRGDKIILVRIETSPEDIRGMNASQGILTARGGMTSHAALVARQMGKVCVAGCGSLEINYQTQEMRSKGKDFVVKQGDYISLDGSTGEVILGEIHTKPSEIIQVLINKTLAPENAPVYQKYNSLMTWADKLRRLKVRTNADTPEQCENAISFGAEGIGLCRTEHMFFEGDRIQSVREMILSNTLEERKNALAKLLPLQRGDFEGIFEVMEGKPVTIRTLDPPLHEFLPHEDKEIQEVANRMGMTVDSVKAKMESLKEFNPMLGFRGCRLGMSYPEITEMQARAIFEAACTVKQSGKKVYPEIMIPLVGHLNELKLQEKIVRTVAEQVMKEKGIKLDYTVGTMIELPRACVTADEIAKSAEFFSFGTNDLTQTAFGLSRDDSGKFLPAYVEQDILPKDPFESIDQAGVGDLMKLAVERGRTTRPNLKIGICGEHGGEPESVIFCHKLGLNYVSCSPFRVPIARLAAARAVVREMGDAKPKTVPKRKAVKKTIKSKKSKKK, encoded by the coding sequence ATGGTAAAGAAAGTAAACAAAAAATTCGTATACTTTTTTGGCGGGAAAAAAGCCGAAGGTAAAGCCGAGATGAAAGCTTTGCTCGGTGGAAAAGGTGCAAACTTAGCCGAAATGGTGAACATTGGATTACCTGTTCCGGCAGGATTTACAATTACAACAGAAGTTTGTACATATTATTATCAGCACAAACAGACTTATCCAAAAGGACTTGAGAGTGAAGTAAAAAATGCCCTCAAAAAAGTCGAAACTGCGATGGGGGCAAAATTTGGAGACAATACAAATCCACTGTTAGTATCTGTTCGCTCTGGTGCTCGTGCATCAATGCCGGGGATGATGGATACAGTATTGAATCTTGGATTGAACGACAACACTGTTAAAGCTTTGATCAATAAAACGCAAAATGAGAGATTCGTTTATGATTCGTACAGAAGATTTGTTCAAATGTACGGTGATGTTGCGCTTGGATTGAAACCTCAAGAAAAAAATGAGATTGATCCTTTTGAAGCAATAATTGAAAGGAAGAAACATCAAAACAATATAACCGAAGATAGTGAATTAACAACCGAGCACTTCAAAGAATTAGTTTCGGAATTCAAAAGTGAAATCAAAGTTAGAACTGGTCACGATTTTCCTGATGATCCATGGAAACAATTATGGGGTGCGGTAGGTGCCGTATTCAGTTCATGGATGAACGATCGTGCAAAAGCTTACCGTAAAATGAATGATATCCCAGAAAGCTGGGGAACTGCAGTTAATGTTCAATCAATGGTATTCGGAAATATGGGAGATGACTCATTAACTGGAGTAGCATTCACACGAGATGCTGCCACCGGTGCGAATGAATTCTACGGTGAATATTTATTCAATGCACAAGGTGAAGACGTCGTTGCCGGAACACGAACCCCGCTTGAAATATCAACATTGAAAAATTCCCGGCCTGAAACTTACAATCAATTAGATAAGATCCGTAAAACTCTCGAGAAGCATTATAAAGATATGATGGATATTGAATTTACCGTTCAGCAAAGGAAACTTTGGATGCTTCAATGCCGAGTTGGTAAAAGAACTGGCTTTGCCGCAGTTACTATGGCTGTTGATATGGTTAAAGAAAAACTTATTTCTAAAGAAGAAGCCATTCGCAGGATTGACCCGGATCAATTAAATCAGTTATTACGTCCAATCTTTGATCATAATGAAAAGAAAAATGCAATCGATTCAGGCAGATTACTCGCGAAAGGATTGAACGCTGGTCCCGGTGCGGCAACTGGAAGAGTGGTATTCAATGCACCAGATGCCGAAGAATGGGCAAAACGAGGAGATAAAATTATTCTTGTTCGTATCGAAACATCTCCCGAAGATATCCGCGGAATGAATGCATCTCAGGGAATCTTAACTGCACGCGGCGGTATGACATCTCATGCAGCACTCGTTGCCCGCCAGATGGGAAAAGTTTGTGTTGCTGGATGCGGTTCGTTAGAGATTAACTATCAAACTCAAGAGATGAGATCTAAAGGTAAAGACTTTGTTGTAAAGCAGGGCGACTATATTTCACTCGATGGATCAACCGGCGAAGTCATTCTCGGTGAAATTCATACCAAACCTTCTGAAATAATTCAGGTGTTAATTAATAAAACTTTAGCTCCAGAGAATGCGCCTGTTTACCAAAAGTATAACAGCTTAATGACTTGGGCTGACAAATTAAGAAGGCTAAAAGTCCGTACCAATGCTGATACACCTGAACAATGCGAGAATGCAATTTCATTTGGTGCTGAAGGAATTGGACTTTGCCGTACTGAACACATGTTTTTTGAAGGTGATAGGATCCAATCAGTCCGTGAAATGATTCTATCGAATACTCTTGAAGAAAGAAAAAATGCTTTAGCAAAACTTCTTCCACTACAAAGAGGTGACTTCGAAGGAATTTTCGAAGTTATGGAAGGGAAACCAGTTACAATCAGAACTCTCGATCCGCCACTTCACGAATTCCTGCCTCATGAAGATAAAGAAATTCAAGAAGTTGCAAATAGAATGGGTATGACTGTCGATTCGGTTAAAGCCAAAATGGAAAGCTTAAAGGAATTCAATCCTATGCTAGGATTTAGAGGATGCCGTCTTGGAATGAGTTATCCAGAAATAACCGAAATGCAGGCGCGTGCAATTTTTGAAGCTGCTTGTACAGTAAAGCAAAGCGGAAAAAAAGTTTATCCAGAAATAATGATTCCGCTTGTCGGACACTTGAATGAATTAAAACTTCAGGAAAAAATTGTCCGCACAGTTGCAGAACAGGTTATGAAAGAAAAAGGGATTAAACTTGATTACACCGTCGGCACAATGATAGAATTGCCTCGCGCATGTGTTACTGCCGATGAGATAGCCAAGTCAGCCGAGTTCTTTTCGTTTGGTACGAATGACCTGACCCAAACAGCATTTGGATTGTCGAGAGATGACTCCGGTAAATTCCTTCCTGCGTATGTTGAGCAAGATATTTTGCCAAAAGATCCATTTGAATCAATCGATCAAGCAGGTGTTGGCGATTTAATGAAACTTGCTGTTGAACGCGGTCGTACAACCCGTCCAAACTTGAAAATTGGGATTTGCGGTGAACATGGCGGTGAACCTGAATCGGTCATCTTCTGTCATAAATTGGGTCTCAATTATGTCAGCTGTTCGCCATTCAGAGTTCCGATCGCTCGTTTAGCCGCAGCACGAGCTGTCGTCCGTGAAATGGGAGATGCAAAACCGAAAACAGTTCCTAAAAGAAAAGCGGTTAAGAAAACAATAAAATCAAAAAAAAGTAAAAAGAAATAA
- the queA gene encoding tRNA preQ1(34) S-adenosylmethionine ribosyltransferase-isomerase QueA, which translates to MKLSDFKYVLPKNLIAKHPANPRDKCNLMVLNREDKTIEKRKFSDIHEYFGRGDTLVINDTRVFPARMFGKKEKTHAKIEVFLLRELNSTEKIWDVIVDPARKVRIGNKIYFNDELTCEIIDNTTSRGRTVRFNYDGDIYEVVEKIGTVPLPPYIKRDVVPKDKKNYQTIFAKYNGSVAAPTAGLHFTPSLLKKIQKKGVKVVPVTLHIGLGTFRPVEVEDLTKHKMDSEYYDIHPSTSETINKSITNKNKVFVCGTSTVRALESSVTAGGLSTPSRGWTDKFIFPSYDFKIADRIITNFHSPESTLLMLVAAFGDYDFVMKAYKKAIKENYRFLSYGDAMLII; encoded by the coding sequence ATGAAACTATCAGATTTTAAGTATGTACTGCCCAAAAATTTGATTGCAAAGCATCCTGCAAATCCACGGGATAAGTGCAATCTTATGGTGCTGAATCGCGAAGATAAGACTATTGAGAAGAGGAAATTTTCTGATATCCATGAATATTTCGGCAGAGGTGATACCTTAGTGATCAACGATACAAGGGTATTCCCTGCTAGAATGTTCGGGAAAAAGGAAAAGACGCATGCTAAGATTGAAGTGTTTCTGCTTCGCGAATTAAACTCAACTGAAAAAATTTGGGATGTCATTGTCGATCCTGCAAGAAAAGTTAGAATTGGAAATAAGATCTATTTCAATGATGAGCTAACTTGTGAAATCATTGACAACACAACTTCTAGAGGCAGAACAGTCCGGTTTAATTATGATGGAGATATTTATGAAGTGGTTGAAAAAATTGGTACAGTTCCACTTCCTCCCTACATTAAAAGAGATGTTGTTCCCAAAGACAAAAAGAATTACCAAACCATATTTGCAAAGTATAATGGCTCGGTTGCAGCTCCCACTGCAGGACTTCATTTTACGCCATCACTTTTGAAAAAAATTCAGAAAAAAGGCGTTAAGGTTGTCCCGGTTACTTTACACATAGGACTTGGTACATTTCGTCCGGTTGAAGTAGAAGATTTAACAAAGCATAAAATGGATTCTGAATATTACGATATTCATCCGTCAACGTCAGAAACGATTAATAAATCTATCACAAACAAGAATAAAGTATTTGTATGTGGTACAAGTACAGTTCGAGCTTTGGAATCAAGTGTTACAGCCGGAGGATTATCAACTCCGAGCCGCGGATGGACGGATAAATTTATATTTCCATCTTACGATTTTAAAATCGCTGATAGAATTATTACAAACTTCCATTCACCTGAATCAACGTTGCTCATGTTAGTTGCTGCGTTTGGTGATTATGATTTTGTAATGAAAGCTTATAAGAAAGCTATAAAAGAGAACTATCGGTTCTTGAGCTACGGCGATGCAATGCTAATCATCTGA
- the ispD gene encoding 2-C-methyl-D-erythritol 4-phosphate cytidylyltransferase, which produces MRVIAIIPSAGLGRRIESSLKGKKSYLPKQFLKISGKEILIHTIEKFEQADFIDEILISSGREYLDHTSKLISKYKLKKVTTIVTGGEERQHSVYNAFKNSYASPSDLICVHDAVRPFISSIEINELILSAKKFKSIVAAVKASDTIKSGHSFVEKTLDRNKIWLVQTPQIFSYEILRKAFNRAWEQNFIGTDEASIVERIGRPVYFYEIKGENRKITTNLDLEYANFLLK; this is translated from the coding sequence ATGAGAGTCATTGCAATTATACCAAGTGCTGGTTTAGGCAGAAGGATTGAATCCTCATTAAAAGGGAAGAAATCTTATCTGCCTAAACAATTTTTGAAAATTTCCGGCAAAGAAATTCTGATTCATACGATTGAAAAATTTGAGCAAGCCGATTTCATAGATGAGATATTAATTTCTTCGGGACGTGAATATCTTGATCATACAAGCAAACTTATCTCAAAGTATAAGCTGAAAAAAGTTACCACAATTGTAACTGGCGGAGAAGAAAGACAGCACTCGGTTTACAATGCTTTTAAAAATTCTTACGCTTCGCCTTCGGATTTAATTTGCGTCCACGATGCGGTCCGACCATTTATTTCTTCAATTGAGATTAATGAACTGATCTTATCCGCAAAAAAGTTCAAATCTATTGTCGCAGCTGTCAAAGCAAGCGACACAATTAAAAGCGGACATTCATTTGTAGAAAAAACATTAGATAGAAATAAAATCTGGCTCGTTCAAACACCGCAAATCTTTTCCTATGAAATTCTGAGGAAAGCTTTTAATCGTGCATGGGAGCAAAATTTTATCGGAACAGATGAAGCTTCAATTGTGGAGCGAATTGGGAGGCCTGTCTACTTCTATGAAATTAAAGGTGAAAATCGAAAAATTACCACCAACCTCGATTTAGAATACGCTAATTTCCTGCTGAAATAA
- the plsY gene encoding glycerol-3-phosphate 1-O-acyltransferase PlsY codes for MFNIIIVLILSYLVGAIPTSIIVSKLAAGIDIRNHGSGNAGGTNVYRTLGWKYGVLVILLDAFKGVIAVVFVARLHFGDIPFDNPTPFDDFTFIQLLAGVCAIIGHVWTVFAGFKGGKGMATALGMTASLITIDVLIAGAIFVLTLISFRYVSLGSISAAIALPIILYIRENMFHVHIEGYKTLIVFTIGIALLIVYTHRTNIKRLFAGTENRIKRIPLLTKKK; via the coding sequence ATGTTTAATATCATTATTGTTTTAATACTCTCCTATTTGGTAGGAGCAATTCCGACAAGTATAATTGTAAGTAAACTCGCAGCAGGAATTGACATTAGAAATCACGGCAGCGGAAATGCTGGCGGGACAAATGTATATCGAACGCTTGGATGGAAATACGGGGTGTTGGTGATATTGCTTGATGCCTTCAAAGGCGTCATAGCAGTTGTGTTTGTGGCTCGATTACATTTCGGCGATATCCCATTCGATAATCCAACTCCATTCGATGATTTCACTTTTATCCAATTGCTTGCCGGAGTTTGTGCAATAATTGGTCACGTATGGACTGTTTTTGCTGGATTTAAGGGGGGAAAAGGAATGGCTACTGCTTTGGGGATGACTGCAAGTTTGATCACCATAGATGTGTTAATCGCCGGAGCTATTTTTGTTTTAACGTTGATTTCTTTCCGATATGTTTCGCTTGGCTCAATAAGTGCAGCAATTGCACTTCCGATTATTCTTTATATCCGCGAAAATATGTTTCATGTTCACATTGAAGGCTACAAAACACTAATCGTTTTTACGATTGGAATAGCATTATTGATTGTTTATACACATCGTACCAATATCAAAAGATTATTCGCTGGAACAGAAAATAGAATTAAACGAATTCCTTTATTAACTAAGAAAAAATAA
- a CDS encoding NAD(P)H-dependent glycerol-3-phosphate dehydrogenase, producing the protein MNCSVVGAGGWGTTIAIMLHENGHNVTLWEYNSDYAKLLDETRQNKVFLPGVSIPKEIKITSDISLALQKKHFCVLAIPTQFIRSILQKIDFTLIKNSMIVNLAKGVETTSLKRVSEIIKDVFPKISQDHLTTISGPSHAEEVCRKIPTTVVVGSNSYDTAKFVQNEFMNPYFRVYVSNDLVGVELGGSLKNVIAIGAGICDGAGFGDNTKAAIMTRGIAEISRLGIALGARPETFAGLSGMGDVIVTCMSKHSRNRFVGEEIGKGKTLSQVLSEMSMVAEGIATSKSVHLLSQKVNVEVPICTEVYRILYEQKDPTLATTELMTRQPKEEIWS; encoded by the coding sequence ATGAATTGCAGCGTTGTAGGGGCTGGCGGATGGGGAACTACAATCGCTATCATGCTTCATGAGAACGGGCATAACGTGACATTATGGGAGTACAATTCAGACTATGCAAAGCTTCTCGACGAAACGAGACAAAACAAAGTATTTCTCCCAGGCGTTTCAATTCCAAAAGAAATAAAAATTACATCTGACATCTCTCTTGCACTTCAAAAAAAACATTTTTGTGTATTGGCAATTCCAACACAATTTATTAGAAGCATTCTCCAAAAAATTGATTTTACGCTTATTAAAAATTCGATGATAGTAAACCTCGCAAAAGGAGTTGAAACAACTTCTTTGAAAAGAGTGTCTGAAATAATCAAAGATGTTTTCCCAAAAATTTCACAAGACCATCTTACAACCATTTCAGGACCAAGTCACGCCGAAGAAGTGTGCAGAAAAATTCCGACAACAGTAGTTGTTGGCTCAAATTCTTATGATACAGCAAAGTTTGTGCAGAATGAATTCATGAATCCATATTTTAGAGTTTATGTTTCCAATGATTTAGTGGGTGTTGAACTTGGCGGTTCGTTAAAAAACGTTATAGCAATTGGCGCGGGTATCTGTGATGGGGCTGGATTTGGCGACAACACGAAAGCCGCAATAATGACTCGTGGAATTGCTGAAATCTCAAGACTTGGAATTGCTCTCGGTGCGCGGCCCGAAACTTTTGCTGGTTTATCCGGTATGGGAGATGTTATCGTAACATGTATGAGCAAGCATTCCCGAAATCGATTCGTGGGTGAAGAGATTGGGAAAGGTAAAACTCTATCTCAAGTTCTATCCGAGATGAGCATGGTAGCAGAAGGAATTGCAACATCTAAAAGTGTTCATTTATTATCTCAAAAAGTAAACGTCGAAGTTCCTATTTGTACTGAAGTTTACCGTATTTTGTATGAGCAGAAAGATCCAACATTAGCAACCACTGAATTAATGACCCGCCAGCCAAAGGAAGAAATTTGGTCATAA
- a CDS encoding VWA domain-containing protein, producing the protein MRKFFVTTSFSFLVFALFFVLTFSSCTKKSDSTSSDNTDIPKDPGTAPPPTKLGPMKPACAVSTTPGNPNRIKVNVGGLLIPGTTTPITYTTSNLTVIENGVVKGIKITPLGSTSLGTDIVFVIDVTGSMSGTINGVKESITSFLKNLKDRKLDVRCGAIAYSDNNDVRIPQSINGIASNTDPGAFTVVGYHNLTATIDSAGPIYNFIDSLRAGWKGYYGGDLPEGGFDGLWYAFQNFSWRSGAQRMFIVLTDISSWGLYAPAGSGTSRSPWRTDSLAQVLSGRATVHVVSPDTNSMRSYNQGYTTGAYDMHWLATPGSFIQKSTTYNSGGTGGIWTNIYGTSGSGKVDLTTLPITAAAASSALVEFVTSKADGTEKTIRVVVDIGTSNGEVIIKAVY; encoded by the coding sequence ATGAGAAAATTCTTTGTAACCACTTCTTTCTCTTTTTTAGTTTTTGCACTTTTCTTCGTATTAACTTTTTCAAGTTGTACTAAGAAAAGTGACTCAACATCTTCCGATAATACGGATATTCCAAAGGATCCAGGAACAGCACCCCCTCCAACTAAATTAGGACCGATGAAACCAGCATGCGCGGTTTCAACTACTCCTGGAAATCCAAACAGAATTAAAGTTAATGTCGGTGGACTTTTAATTCCAGGCACAACAACTCCTATTACTTACACAACATCAAACTTAACAGTCATTGAAAATGGTGTCGTGAAAGGAATAAAAATTACACCTCTTGGTTCAACCTCATTAGGTACTGACATTGTCTTTGTTATTGATGTTACTGGTTCTATGTCAGGTACAATCAATGGTGTGAAGGAAAGCATCACCTCGTTTCTAAAGAATCTTAAAGATCGAAAATTGGATGTTCGTTGCGGTGCAATCGCGTATTCCGACAATAACGACGTAAGAATACCACAATCAATTAATGGAATCGCATCTAACACAGATCCTGGTGCCTTCACAGTTGTCGGTTATCACAATCTTACAGCAACTATCGATTCAGCCGGACCTATTTATAATTTCATAGATAGTTTAAGAGCTGGTTGGAAAGGTTATTATGGAGGTGATTTACCTGAAGGCGGATTTGATGGATTATGGTATGCTTTCCAAAACTTCTCTTGGCGTTCAGGTGCGCAAAGAATGTTCATTGTGTTAACAGACATCTCTTCATGGGGTCTTTATGCACCCGCTGGTTCAGGTACTTCCCGCTCACCATGGAGAACTGATTCACTTGCACAAGTACTTTCAGGCCGGGCAACCGTTCACGTTGTTTCGCCAGATACAAACTCTATGAGAAGTTATAACCAAGGATACACAACCGGTGCTTATGATATGCATTGGTTGGCAACTCCTGGATCATTTATACAAAAATCAACAACATATAATTCAGGTGGAACTGGTGGCATTTGGACTAACATATACGGCACTTCTGGATCTGGAAAAGTTGATCTTACTACCCTGCCTATTACAGCTGCAGCTGCATCCTCAGCTTTAGTTGAATTTGTCACCTCGAAGGCAGACGGAACTGAAAAAACTATCCGTGTTGTAGTGGATATTGGAACAAGCAACGGCGAGGTAATAATCAAAGCGGTTTACTAA